From the Salinimicrobium tongyeongense genome, one window contains:
- a CDS encoding DUF488 domain-containing protein produces MEKTSLYTIGHGNKDLKDFIQELENFFIEYVFDVRSRPVSNFCPHFNRPVLEYELAKKGITYVFLGDYLGGLPKDKSCFTNGRVDYKKVRDKDFFKEGIRLLIEAHEADLKIALMCSERKPEECHRSKLIGQELLYNDISINHITPEGLKKQEKIISELTNGQGLKDLFGVNDFTSRKEYL; encoded by the coding sequence ATGGAGAAGACGTCCTTGTATACAATTGGTCATGGAAATAAAGATCTTAAAGATTTTATTCAAGAATTAGAAAATTTCTTTATTGAATATGTCTTTGATGTAAGGTCTAGGCCAGTTTCTAATTTTTGTCCACATTTCAATAGACCTGTACTTGAATATGAATTGGCAAAAAAAGGAATTACATATGTTTTTTTAGGTGACTATTTAGGAGGGTTGCCAAAAGACAAAAGTTGTTTTACAAATGGAAGAGTAGATTATAAAAAAGTAAGAGACAAGGATTTTTTTAAGGAAGGTATAAGGTTATTAATAGAAGCTCATGAAGCAGATTTAAAAATAGCTTTGATGTGTAGTGAACGGAAACCCGAAGAATGCCATCGAAGTAAACTAATTGGACAAGAACTGCTTTATAATGATATATCAATAAATCATATTACACCAGAGGGTTTAAAAAAGCAAGAAAAAATTATATCTGAATTGACCAATGGACAAGGACTAAAAGATTTATTTGGTGTAAACGATTTTACTTCTAGAAAAGAATATCTGTAA
- a CDS encoding DUF488 domain-containing protein, producing the protein MEFYTIGVYNSEERAFFQKIKSNGIDTFCDIRQRRGVRGAKYSFVNSTKLQNKLRDIGVKYIHQLSLAPTKEIRELQKKNDLKSGLLKRNRRGLGELFISKYNKDILEQFNYKEFFNHLEKLGSEKIVFFCVEENSESCHRSLVTSYLSRKFNYKITHL; encoded by the coding sequence ATGGAATTTTATACTATTGGAGTTTACAATTCAGAAGAAAGAGCTTTTTTTCAAAAAATAAAGTCAAATGGAATTGATACTTTTTGCGATATACGTCAAAGAAGAGGAGTGCGAGGAGCCAAATATTCTTTCGTCAATAGCACCAAACTTCAGAACAAACTGCGAGATATAGGAGTCAAATATATTCATCAATTATCCCTCGCTCCAACAAAAGAAATTCGAGAACTTCAAAAAAAAAATGATCTTAAATCTGGACTATTAAAAAGAAACCGGAGGGGGTTAGGAGAACTCTTTATTTCTAAGTACAACAAGGATATCTTGGAACAATTTAATTATAAAGAATTTTTCAACCACTTGGAAAAATTAGGATCTGAAAAAATTGTTTTTTTCTGTGTAGAAGAAAATAGCGAGTCTTGTCATAGATCATTAGTTACTTCCTACTTATCCCGAAAATTCAATTATAAAATTACCCATTTGTAA